The following are encoded in a window of Bacteroidales bacterium genomic DNA:
- a CDS encoding MBOAT family protein yields MEYLQWFKYSEKDPMIFTQASFWVFFLVVMLIYSLLYKKNAWRNTFLFLVSVYFYYKCGGYYFSLLLWSVLFNYFIGRGIQAIKTGAGKKTMLGVGVTLNLLLLAYFKYAYLFTGWINRLFGTSFEVKNLLLDWTNRIAGAHFDISQI; encoded by the coding sequence TTGGAATATTTACAGTGGTTCAAATATTCGGAAAAAGATCCCATGATCTTTACCCAGGCATCATTCTGGGTGTTTTTCCTGGTGGTGATGTTGATTTATTCACTACTCTACAAGAAAAATGCGTGGCGCAATACTTTCTTGTTTCTGGTAAGTGTTTATTTTTACTATAAATGTGGCGGCTACTATTTTTCACTATTACTATGGTCCGTATTATTTAATTACTTTATCGGAAGAGGCATACAGGCAATAAAAACCGGAGCGGGGAAAAAAACGATGTTAGGTGTCGGGGTAACACTCAATTTATTGTTACTGGCCTATTTTAAATATGCTTACCTCTTTACCGGGTGGATCAACCGATTATTCGGAACATCATTCGAAGTAAAAAATTTATTGCTCGATTGGACCAATCGCATTGCTGGTGCTCATTTCGATATTTCGCAGATCA